The nucleotide sequence AGTGGAGAAGTAGTTGCCGACCGCCTTCCTCTCAGCGTCGAACCGGACTCCCTTTGCGATGAAGGCTTCGCACCTGAGGCATATCACCTTGAAAGGCATTTCGAAGCGGATGACGGGGCCGCGCCCGGAGCCGCGACGGAAGGGCTCGAGGGCTTCGTCGTCGGCCCCGACGTGCGTGCTGTCCGCCGCGCCAGCGTCTCCGGCGTAGCTTCTGGTCGAGCCGATAAAGTGGTTGCGCGGCCGCTTAGGCGTCTTGCGCATACGCCGACGCTGCTCCTCCCAGCTGGCTCCATCCGGCCGGTAGTAAAAGTTATCGGCCCTTGCCGCCTTGAGCGTAGACATTGTGCTCTGCTTGGCAACTTTTTATCCTTTTCGGACAACTGAAATCGGAACGCAGCTACGCCGCGCCGCTAATGTGCGCGCCTGTGGCACATTAGACACCTGCGCACATACACATTAAATCATTTTGAAATCGGGTGGGAAAGCTAAGCTACAGTGTCGCGGGGCGGAGCAGCGTGCCGTTGCTGCTGCGGCACTACCGAGGCGAGGGCACAGGCAACCTTTTTATGGGCCTTCCATACGTTATTCCGGATGGCATTCCATTCATATGTCAGGCATATTTTTAGCCAGGTAGTCCCGGTGTCCCGAAGCGTGCCAGAGTGCCGAAATGGGTTGGTTCGGTACACCGCGGCGGTCGCCAGAACCGCTCCCTCGTCGTTGGAAGCCGTACGACGAGACGGTGTATCGGCGGCGCCAATTCGCGAGCCAGTGCTGCGCGTAAGCGAAGCTGGCGTTGACTTCGTCGAAGGCGCCGGCAGCGAGGTCCTTCTTACGGAGGTGGAGGATGAGATGATACCTTCCGTGCCGCATATAGACACCAACAGTTTCAAGAACTACATCGAGATACCCAACAGCGGAATCAGGGGTCTCTTGTCGGCGAGGTATGCCAAACTTCAATGTTGCTGGTAGATGAAAACGTGCCGCCGTTGTGTCGTACGCTCGTGGTTTCTATGCTGGCCGCCATTTGCTTGCCTTGCTAACCTATACGCAGCACCGCGAAGATTCTAACCAACAGTCCGATACCATTCAAGGAATACGTGGAAGGCAGCCAGAACGCACACCACTATCCCCTGAGCGTACTGCCGAGGAAGCTTTCCGCGAAGCTGGGGGGagatgtcatggttaccACGTATGATGTGCACGAAAAAGACTACAGCTTGGCGGATGGTCGGCGAGTCATGTTGAGCGTTATTCCCACGTTGAAGAGCCAGCCTAGCGAGGTGTTGTTGCAGAAATTGCAAGGGAAGAACACGCTGCTCGTGGTGTTCTCCGGAGACCCGCCTTACGCTGACGCGAATAACGCCCTTGAGTGGCACTCGGCAGCTGATTTCGACGTGCACAAGCACCTTATCTTGAACTATGCCTGCCCTGTGGGCATGTCGCACTTCTACAAGCGGTACGTGACGACGCTCGCGTCGTCACTCGTCAACCGCTGCAATTTCAGCTGCGTCATGCGCAAGCTGAGCGCCGAGGAGACGATAGCGTTCCACCaataccgccgcagcttcaccagcgtcctgctgctggaccgATACGGGTACATCCGCTGGCACGCGGTGGGGAAGCCGACGCTGGAGGCGCGATACCTGCTAAAGGAGGCCTACGACCAACTGCGGAGCGAATGCTGATCGCTACCTGTGTAGACATTAAGCCAACTGTAATTCAATAGAGGCCACGTCTTGAATCAGTGTAGCGTGTTATTTCATATGGTAGTGGCACCGTGCGGCACTGCCAGTTGGCAGCCCCAAccacgctgctgccgcGCACGCCCACACCCAGTCACGGTTGTGCCTCGCGTGGTAACgcggcattggtcatgtaGGTTAGAAGTAGAACACTGTGCGTCTGTGGACTGTATGCTGTACAGTATAGCAACATTTAAAGGGGGTTCAGCGGAGCCGAGTTTACTGTATGGGCGGCGTCTGGCTGGCATGCTTAACGGTTTCGTCGATGGACAGCACCTGGCACGCGGCCTCGGTGGCTGCGTAGATGGCGTTCTTCTTCACCAGCGCGGGTTCCCAGATGCACTCCTTGAACGCATCGACGACGTCGCCGTTGAGGCAGTTGACACCGGACCAGTTGACAGCCTCCTTGCTCACGGCGTGTTCGCGCCTGAGCTTAGATAACACGTCAATCGCGTTGAAACCGGCATTTTGGGCCAGAGTCTTGGGGATGATCTCCAGAGAACGGGCGAACGCGTTGAtgacgagctgctgcttgCCGACCACAGTGAGCGAGTAGGCGAGCAGCATCTTCGACAGCTCCATTTCgacagcgccgccgccgccgaggATGCTGTGGGTCTTGGTTGCCCTCCTCACGATGCAAATGGCGTCGTTGAGCGAGCGCTCGCTCTCTTCGATGAACTGCTGCGCACCGCCCCTGAGGATGATGGTGGCAGTCGTGGTCTTCGGGCAGTCCTCGAAAATGTTGAAGCGCTCGTTGCCGATCTGCCTCTCCTCGAAGCACCCGCAGGTGCCGAGCACATCGGTGGATATGCCGTTGACGGTGTTCTGGATGGACGCGCCGGTGGCTTTGCTGGTCCTAATCATGTCAGCCGGCTCTACGCGCCCCGCTGCGAAGATGTTGCGATCAGCGAAGAATTGAGTGGCAATGTCGCCAATGGGGAGCTTGGACAGCACGATGTTCGCTCCCATCTCGGCGATTTTGTTGAGCTTGTCGTGCAGGATGGTCCACTCGGCGTCGATGATGCTCTGGAACTGCGTTGGGTCCTTGATGAGAATCTCTGCATTTTCTTTCTCTGCCCTCAGCTCGAGCTCGATGTTGATGAGCAGGATCTTGGGGTTGATAAACTTCTTCGGCTGCTGCTCCGCGCCGGCGTAGGTGAAGGTCTTCTTGAAGGCCACGCCCTTGACCAGCATGGTGTCCCTGCAGCTGCCTCCAGTGACCTTCTTGATTCCGATCATGTCCTGGTCGAGGTAGCTGTCCAGCAACATGACGGCGTCGACCACGATCTCGGCGAAGAACGTCTTGTGCCCGGAGAGGAGCTTGGAGTTTAGCGACGTCTCAGCGCACTTCACGAGCAGCGAACGCTTCTCGCTCTCATCCTTGCCGCTGAGGTTGACTGCGATTTTCTCGATGTGGTCAAGCGCGCGCTCGCAGGAGATGCGGAAGTACTTGATGATGACCTGCGGGCTGATGCCGTCTATGATGAACTGCTTCGCCTCAGTGAGCAGCTCGCCCGCCAGAATGGCGACTGAAGTCGTGCCGTCCCCGACCTCGTCATCCTGCGACTTGGCGATGTCAACGAGCACGGCGGCAGCGGGATGCGCGACGTCAAGAAGCTTCAAGACAGTTGCGCCATCGTTGGTGATGGTGACGTCGTTTCCTGTGTGGATGAGCTTGTCCATGCCACGAGGCCCTGTAAACAGTTAGCAAACGGCAAAATCGGATGTAACAGTTACGAAAAAGTAAAAAGAAGCTCTACACGGCGCTGATGGCCGCCGTAAGGACCGCCCAGCGTCTCTATGGAGGTCTTCGGTAAACGTGACTCACCTAGCGTGGATTTAATGCAGTCCACGATGACCTGGCAGGCGTTGATGTTGCTGATGATTTGCGCGCGTCCCTGAGAGGTGTCAgtgccctccttgaggagCAGCACTGGCAGATTGAGTAGGTGACTCATCTTGCGGGTGTGTACCTATGCGCGCCTTCTGCGGTTGTTTGTGCCTCGCCGCAGCCAGGACCGTTGTAGACAGGAATGTGGATTGCTCCGTCAACTATTCTGCGTCCGTTGTAGTGTCCTAGCTGGGGTCGCATCAGTTCGAGTGGTTTGACGGAGACGTTGGCTCCGCCCGCCGTGCACGCGTACTAGGGCGCTGCGGGTACGGCCACTGAAGGGACCCCGCCACCGCAGAGAAGCGACCTTCTTTGGCTCTCGTGACTAACCCTTTAAAGTGACTTCGCGGGCGCCCGAAGGTTCGGTCTGCCGCTGGAGTTTCGGCTGGCAGTTGTCCCCGAGTGCAATGTTCGCGCTGGTTTTTTCCCGGGGCTTCGCCACGCACAATAATTCGGTGTCGATTCTACAGCAACACTACAACCGTCTTCCGATTCGTAAGAAGTTCATACGAGCGATTAAGCGGGGCACCCTGGTCTGGGATCGCGGCCAGGTACGTCTTAGTCGAACGGGACGAAAGCAAACGCCATCGCCAATTGCGACAACGAATTTGACTGCTGTTTAGGTTAAGATTCCACCGCTTCACTGCGAGGGGTACGACCCACCACGGCAGTGCCTGTTGCCGAACGAGCGTCACCGGCGCCGCCAGTACCGCGGCCGCTTCGAGCATCTGCAGTCGAAGCGCGTCTCCTTCTTCGACTGACCGTAACATATCGCATCTTAAAATAAGCATTCTGTATACAGAATCACCCACTGAGTCATTGTGTCCTCATTGATTGTCGGTCATACACAGTCAGCGACCTGGTTTGGACGTTGATGTTTTCGATACGGGATGCTCGCATTGAGCGACCAGAGTAATAATACTGCAATTAAGGTATGACAAAACCATGTCAACTTGTGTAGATAGAGCTTGAATACGCCCATTGCCGTGTCTGCCGTCTGCATCGAGCAACAGCGTGACACTCACGTTGATGCGCTGTTTCGACCTAGTAAGGCCTGGCATCATGGACTAAAATATACATTAAGATACACGCCCGAATCGCTCGTATGGGCCATAGTAGCGCCGTGATACGGCGACTCATCAAAGGCGACGAAGGATTTGTCGTCTCGGTGATTCGGTGACTGTGGCGTCAGACGAGCCCACGGAACTGCCGTAGGCACCAACTATTTATAAATCAGTGAAATACTACAATGTGTTGTGATTTGCATCGCGTCTAACTGAGTGATAAGCCACGCTGCTCGTCGAGCCTCATATTGCGAGGCTTCGTGCGGTGGACCGTCGGGCTTCTTGCAAAACACTTGGCGCCCAAAATGATAATGACCATCGCGCGTAATTGATACGGTCAGAGCTGTGTCGGGATCAGAAGTTCGTAGAGTCGTTGGCCATGGGTTCTCCGAGCCGAGGTAAGAAGGCTAGGGATACCTCGGAGGACGTGGACGAAATCTACAGCCGTCCACGGGCAGAGGTCAGGGAGCTGGTAGACGAGGATGACGCGGCCAGCGGCGCGCCTCGCGGCTACGGGCCGCCGGCCGACAGGAAGGACGACTACGCGAGCGGATCGGACGAGGAGCCCGAGGTGTTGCAGAACAACAAGTCTATCCTGGCGCGCGAGGACTCCTACAGGCGGCAGCGCCTGGAGCGGAAGCTCTCGCCGGAAAGGTTTGACCCCTTCGCGTCAAGCTCCAATCCGGAGGAGCGCACGTACTCGGATATCATGAAGGAGACCGAGATCATGCGCACGCGCAAAGACATCGAGAAGTTCATGGAGCGTGAGCGCATTTCCGTGGATGAGGCGCGTTCCATCGACGGGAAGCGTTCTCGCCGCTCCGgcttcgacgaggaggactCGGCTGCCTTTGCCGAGACCCCGCTGGTGGAGAGCGGGGCCTACGCGGAAACACCGCAGCTTCAGGCGGGCGCCTACCCAGAGACGCCGAAGATAGGCGATGCCACACCCGGGCCCGAGATCAAGAAGCGCATGTCCCGTTGGGACAAAACGCCGCAGATGGAAGCGCAGACACCCACCGGCACGCCCATGGGCCTTGGGGGTTATGGCGCAGCCACGCCCTTCACGCCAGCAGGGTTACAGCCGGAACAGTACGCCTTCACCACCGATCGCAACCGCTACCTGACAGACGAGGAACTGGACGAGTTGATTCCTTGCGAGGGTTACGAAATCATTGAGCCGCCGGAGGGATACATCGCAAGCAAGTACGTGAGTTACCACAGCCACCAAGTCCCGGAGTCCCCGAGTTTCGTCATCAAGGACGAGAATCTGCGCAAGCCATACGACATTCCCGGAACGCCGTCACTGTTACTGGATGTGGAGGTCAAGGCTGAAGACCAGCACTTCTTCGGCAAGTTGTTCGACGACAAGACGGAGGAGGACCTGACGGCCGACGAGATCACCGAACGACGCATTTTGGCGCTGTTGCTGAAAATTAAAAATGGCGCGCCGCCGTTGCGTCGCCAGGCTCTGCGCCTGCTGACGCAGAAGGCCAGGGAGTTCGGGCCCGGGCCGCTGTTCAACCAGATCTTGCCGCTGATGATGCAGACCACGTTGGAGGACCAGGAACGTCACCTGATGGTGAAGGTGATAGATCGCATTCTTTTTAAGTTGGAGGACCAGGTTCGCCCGTATGTCCACAAGATCTTGGTCGTCATTGAGCCCTTGCTGATCGACGAGGACTACTACGCGCGTGTGGAAGGGCGTGAAATCATCAGCAACCTCAGCAAGGCCGCGGGACTCGCCACGATGATAGGTACCATGCGTCCAGATATTGACCACCCAGACGAGTACGTGCGCAACACCACCGCACGTGCGTTCGCAGTCGTGGCCCATGCCACTGGCATCCAGTCACTGATCCTCTTCCTCAAGGCCGTCTGCCAATCGAAGAAAAGCTGGCAAGCGCGACACACGGGAATCAAAATCGTGCAGCAGATTGCCATCCTCGTGGGCTGCGGAGTCCTGCCGCACCTCAAGCAGCTGGTCTCGATCATCGCGCTGGGCCTCGAGGATGAGGTCCTGAAGGTGCGCACAATGACGGCATTGGCTCTGGCCTCATTGGCTGAAGCGAGCGCTCCGTTCGGTATTGAGGCCTTCGACATAGTTCTGCGTCCTCTGTGGAAGGGTATTACTGAGCACCGGGGCAAGGGGTTAGCCGCGTTTTTGAAGGCCATCGGTATGATCGTGCCGCTCATGGACCCCTATTACGCGTCCTACTACACGAAGGAAGTGATGAACATCCTGGTCAAAGAGTTTTCCACGCCGGACGAGGAGATGAAGCACATCGTGCTCAAGGTCGTGCGGCAGTGCATCTCGACGGAAGGCATCCAGCCGGATTATATCCGCCAGGAGCTCATGGACCCGTTCTTCAAATCGTTCTGGATTGTGCGTAACAGTATGGACAAAAAGAACCTGGACCTGATCATTGAGACTACCGTCGAGATTTCCAACAAAGTTGGACTAGAGGTGATACACCGTTTGGTCGACGACCTCAAAGACCCGTCGGAAAGTTTCCGCGTGATGGTGGCGCAGTGTATAGAGGCTGTGCTCATCAGCTCTTTAGGCCACGACGCCGACCAAAAGGTGGAACTCGACCAGAGACTTGAAGAGCTGCTCATAGACGGTATGATTTACGCCTTCCAACAGCAGGCCTCC is from Babesia bigemina genome assembly Bbig001, chromosome : IV and encodes:
- a CDS encoding T-complex protein 1 eta subunit, putative: MSHLLNLPVLLLKEGTDTSQGRAQIISNINACQVIVDCIKSTLGPRGMDKLIHTGNDVTITNDGATVLKLLDVAHPAAAVLVDIAKSQDDEVGDGTTSVAILAGELLTEAKQFIIDGISPQVIIKYFRISCERALDHIEKIAVNLSGKDESEKRSLLVKCAETSLNSKLLSGHKTFFAEIVVDAVMLLDSYLDQDMIGIKKVTGGSCRDTMLVKGVAFKKTFTYAGAEQQPKKFINPKILLINIELELRAEKENAEILIKDPTQFQSIIDAEWTILHDKLNKIAEMGANIVLSKLPIGDIATQFFADRNIFAAGRVEPADMIRTSKATGASIQNTVNGISTDVLGTCGCFEERQIGNERFNIFEDCPKTTTATIILRGGAQQFIEESERSLNDAICIVRRATKTHSILGGGGAVEMELSKMLLAYSLTVVGKQQLVINAFARSLEIIPKTLAQNAGFNAIDVLSKLRREHAVSKEAVNWSGVNCLNGDVVDAFKECIWEPALVKKNAIYAATEAACQVLSIDETVKHASQTPPIQ
- a CDS encoding splicing factor, putative; protein product: MGSPSRGKKARDTSEDVDEIYSRPRAEVRELVDEDDAASGAPRGYGPPADRKDDYASGSDEEPEVLQNNKSILAREDSYRRQRLERKLSPERFDPFASSSNPEERTYSDIMKETEIMRTRKDIEKFMERERISVDEARSIDGKRSRRSGFDEEDSAAFAETPLVESGAYAETPQLQAGAYPETPKIGDATPGPEIKKRMSRWDKTPQMEAQTPTGTPMGLGGYGAATPFTPAGLQPEQYAFTTDRNRYLTDEELDELIPCEGYEIIEPPEGYIASKYVSYHSHQVPESPSFVIKDENLRKPYDIPGTPSLLLDVEVKAEDQHFFGKLFDDKTEEDLTADEITERRILALLLKIKNGAPPLRRQALRLLTQKAREFGPGPLFNQILPLMMQTTLEDQERHLMVKVIDRILFKLEDQVRPYVHKILVVIEPLLIDEDYYARVEGREIISNLSKAAGLATMIGTMRPDIDHPDEYVRNTTARAFAVVAHATGIQSLILFLKAVCQSKKSWQARHTGIKIVQQIAILVGCGVLPHLKQLVSIIALGLEDEVLKVRTMTALALASLAEASAPFGIEAFDIVLRPLWKGITEHRGKGLAAFLKAIGMIVPLMDPYYASYYTKEVMNILVKEFSTPDEEMKHIVLKVVRQCISTEGIQPDYIRQELMDPFFKSFWIVRNSMDKKNLDLIIETTVEISNKVGLEVIHRLVDDLKDPSESFRVMVAQCIEAVLISSLGHDADQKVELDQRLEELLIDGMIYAFQQQASDDCTVLLESFGTLLHYLGDRSLPYLTQIVGVIRWRLGTQSPRTRQQAADMICKIAPIMRQCGRQDMLASLGLHLYEYLGEEYPEVLGSILGALKAIVSAIGPAAMSPPIKDLLPRLTPILKNRHEKVQENVIELVGRIADRGGDLVSPKEWDRICFDLLELLKANKKSIRRATVNTFGYIARTIGPNDVIATLLNHLRVQERQLRLCTTIAIAIVAETCLPYSVLPALMTEYRVPEITVQTGVLKALCFLFEYIGEMAKDYIYAITPLLENALMDRNLVHRQTAAWTCKHLALGVAGLNCEDALLHLLNYVWPNIFETSPHLTQSCFDAIDGFRVALGPSVIFHYILQGLFHPATKVREVYWRLYNNLYVGNQDALVPLFPLVREGVENRHQATELLYTL